Within the Gossypium raimondii isolate GPD5lz chromosome 12, ASM2569854v1, whole genome shotgun sequence genome, the region ATTACCGGTTACCCTAGATAAGACGGAGAATCGATGGTAGGAGAGTGGAAGTAAAGGAGGAGGTGATAGGGTGGTGAGAGTGAAGTTGGATCCTTGTTCCCTCATGCACCTAAGCTTATATAGTGGGTTAGCCTTTGTCTTGTAGTACGGTATAGCAATTCGTACGGTGTCCTTGACGATTATGCGGGTTGGTCAGGTGTCAATGCCGTTACAAGTTGGTTGTCGCCATTGTACTTAGGGCCAgttctttattgcttttgagaagtgcttttgagaagtgcttttcagaagtgcttttgagaaatttgtGTGTTTGGCATTGCTgttaaaaagtgcttttgaagaataaaatgtctattttagacatgagattataaagtaacaaatatgtatttaaataatgttcaaattagttaatattatgatattttagcaaaaatataaaaaaataatttattataacttattgttaatattttaatatataatattaattttaaaaatttctaagtaattaatattaattatttataaaaattaattagaatatataaactatatttaaatatttaaatataaaattcaatattgtaattagatattgacacgattatattattataaaagtatttttatttttaattaatgcttttaacacattttattattttattttaaaatgtatttgaatatataactcatatatttactaacataacatagaaaacataaacctaactaattaaaatattacatatatttggataaaagttttaaaaagggataatatttatatatcaaatataaatactaaaaattttacaatatcattacaatttaaagtgaattcattaaactagaagctatagcatctcttgttaatttcatttcaaaaccacttgaattgtttgattcagCGTCATCATCACcgtcatcatcaccatcatcatcgtCGTCGTCATCACTTTCTCGACCATGCGCATTTTCTGAATCAATATCTTCGTATTCCATAAAATCTGCATCATTTTTACCGACATGTTTTCGGATAAAATTGTGTATCGTCATTGTAGCAACAACGATCATCGTTTGCTTCTCAAAACTATAACTTGGCATATCCCTTAAAATggcccatttttttttcaaaacattaaaagttcGTTCAATCACGCTACGTAATGATGAATGTGAATGATTGAATATCTCTTCTTTACCAGATACCGGTCTACCTCTACGAAAgtcaggtaaatgatatcgcTGACCTCTATATGGTCCAAGATAACCTTTCATTTGAGGATATCCAGAatcaacaagataatattttcctacaagtcataatataataaacaattaatcatattactttattaaaattatgaattaaagaacttataatttattatttaaaaaatcacatataaaaaaaatatctaaCCATTTGGTGGGTGCGGAAATTTGTATTTCGGATCTCGAATTGCATCAAGAAATATTCTAGTGTCATGTGTCGATCCTTCCCATCCAGCCATGACAAAGATGaaacacatattaaaatcacatactGCCATAACATTTTGAGTCGGGATAACTTTTCTTCCAATATAGggaatttgttcatttggtgGAAGAATAGCGGCAATGTGAGTACCATCAATTGCACCAATGCAATCCtgaaaaaataatcatattactctcgtgcatatttttaatcaaccaaaaatattaaaatataataatataaaattaaattttaaccttaaaatgcGGCATATATCTAGAATCATTACGTATTTGTTCGGGTATTGAGCTAAAAAAAGGATCTTCGGGTGCAATTAGATCAGTGGCCATCCTTGAAACTTTCTCAAGCACAGTTGCAAAGTGTCGACTTATTGTTGATCCAGACCTCtgaaatctttctcgacatTGGGAAACTTTTGCGCCGGTGCCCaagatgtataaaaaaattcccaACATTTCAGTAGAAGATATGTTTCTTGAAGTTTGCAAGTTGTATCTTGTCTCCAAAACTCTCAACAAACTTGTGAATACCGTTTTAGACatcctaaaattaatcatacaacGTGATTCATGACCGTCGAGTATCTCTCGTATCCATGTCTCACCTGACTGTTTTGAATCCATGCATGGTTGCCTCGATATATACTTCTCGTAATATAAATGTACGGAAGAAGATGCAGCAACGAATAATCGATTAAAACATTCCATGCGTTGtaaaatctctttcttttctctttcatcatcattttcatcaccGCTGTAATCCTCAACTATACTCATCACCTGTGAAAAAATTTTATatccaaaatcatatttaaacaactattgataaaactaatttagtataaataagtAGAACATAAAATCAATATCCAAAGACCAAACATAAAcaactattaataaaactagattacacataaataaatagaacataaattcaatatccaaaaaccaaacataaataaatattaataacactAGTTTATCGTTGTTGTTTAGTCACATAATAGATATCTCTTAATCCACATAGAAGATCAGAAAATGTTCAACTATCCTCCATTTCCGACTTAAGCCACAAAGCTCTAATATTgggattaattgataaaaacataattcgCTTGTCCTTATTGAGCAATAATTTAAGTGCGAAAAAGTATAGCGGACTAGCTTCTGGAACTTCCTCCGACATGCTGTCAAGCACTTTGACTGCTTGCGGAATACCATATGGATCCATAACAGGAGTCAAACTAGATGTGGCTTGACTCATATTGTCAGCTGCATtgcataatttttctatttgactGGACAATCTAGCAGCCCCTCCAATTTGCTTTGAGGATTTCTTTCttccaattttaaaatgtgaactTGATGTCTccgggttttttcttttttgaccgTTCCCATCAAtttgaacatcatttgaaatgtTCACATCATTCAAAATGTGAACATCATTTCTCATATTCTCTTCTTCATTCTCTTCAGGTATTTCGTTGGTAACATCCTCAAAAAAATCACTTCGGAGTGTACCAGAAGAAGGTGCCCATGCTTTATCTCCTGTTGCAACTATCCCCATGAACATTTGATCTAACTTCCCTTCAAATTCGGGATCAATGCccgaagtttgaaatttttgagcTTCAGGCACAACCTACATATAAAATGATAGTTTAATAACAGTAATTATCAATAAcctcataaataataaaaaacaaaaatatttagaattattaatgtACCTGTAGCCTACTCTCCCACCAATCATCCGATGCATCAACCGTTCTTTTTATAGGATTCCACCCTAAACCAGTATCTTCGCCTTTAAGTTTCTTCCAAgctttccattctttttttagGGCATCCCACCTATTTTTAAGTTGTCTTTGTGAAAAACCCTTTCCTGTTTCTTTCTCAAAGTTGGTCATTATTTTCAACCATCCTTCTCTCGTAAAATGAGTACCAGGCCTATTGCCTTTCAATACCtctttaatacaaatatcacaaaatatttCTGTCAATCTCTTATCCCACATTGATTTCACCTTGTCACCACTAACTTCAACCGCCGAAGTACTCATCTATCGTGTATACAAACATATTCGTTGAAGCCAGTAAagcaatcaagaaaatcaaacattccataagtatatttttttacatgtGTATGAAAATACATATTCTAATATGAAAATACatattctaatattaattttaccaaAGAATTTTGCAAAATGATACATCAATGTTAACTGCATCCAACTATTCAGAATCCAAGGCAAAAGCAATAAAAGAAACGTAATAAGCTCACAAACCTGGGATTTACTTTGTCAAGTCCAAGAACCAAGGAATTCCAGAATAGGTTGATTGAGAATAAGCTGAAAATAGTGAAGgggaaataaattaaaaaataatatattgtaaatcaatcatattaaacttaaatatattgtaaatcatttacaaaatatattgtAAACCATATTAAACTTTTTAACCTTAGTAATAAGAGaaaactttgataaaactttaaCTTACTGCATAATAAACCAAGAATTCAAGAGaagataaataaacaaacttTTTTAACTATGCAATTAAAACAGATGAAATTAACTATGAAATTAACCTTTTTAACTATGTTTGATCCTAAAAGGGATGTATAAACAGatgaaattaaactttttttaactATGTAAACAACAATGCCAAATAATGAAGCTTTTCATGCTACAATAATTTACTGTGAAAAAgagaagataaataaataaacttaaaacaagCATGTGAGTGTCAGAGTATAAAAGGCTAAATATTTCAAAGTATCTAGAAATAATCCAACAAGCCACCTAAAGCTTGTCTGCATAATCACTGCTTGCTTAAAAGACAGCTTAGAACAAAATCTGACCAGCAACATTAACATAATTCTCTTCCAATCATTCCAATAAACAAACAAGAGGTTTAATTTATACATCCCTTTTAGGATCAAACATGCCAACCTTATCAAACAGTTTAGCCAGTAAGTTATTCAATAGTTCTTCATTATCCAATACAAGGAATCACAGGTGTCCAAAATACTTAGACAACACAGTATAATAAATACTTTCAGTTTATCGCATTCGGCATTAGCTATATGATCAATGGCAGAGCAGAAATTCAATAAAgccttcaaatttaaaatgccaTTTCTCAAACCAGTCGACTGTGAAACATATCAGTCTTTGACCTTAGTTTCAGAGTAATACATCTTAAAAGCTTTAGGTAGATAAACAGGCAACAAGAACCCAAACAGATTGAAGCACCAAAACCCCATATTAGCCAAAGCCAGCACTCTTCCTACGTAAACTCTCTTACCAGACCCCGCATACTCGTTATCCACCATTGTAAACTCACACCTCAACCAGTCTACCAGGCTAAAAATCCTCGTATTGTAAACCAAAACATGCACGTCAATTGAATATTGCTAGAGTGCGGTTCAGCAAGAGAAGTCGATTATTCTTTTTCATCTCTTAACAGCAAAAGCAGTATAAAGAAATACCAGCAAATCAGCAGCTTCAAACTCTTAATGAAAAGCAAATCAACAgcttcaaaatattaaacagaAGAAGAACTAATAAAACAgaagaataaatataaaagaaactctCACCTGTTGCggaagaggaacaaagaacaGAAAATAGAGCTTTGAAAGCTGAAAATGGGGAAAAGAAATCGGGTATAAAGCTTGGAGATAAAAGGAGAAATTTTCGGGTATAAAGAAATCGGGTATAAAGCTTGGAGAAATTTGTGTGTTTGGCAGAGGGGAAAGAACAGGGAACCAGCAGAGGGGAAAGGGGAGAAGACAGGGGTATTTGGTAAATTTTCGTCCAAAAGCAGCTACAgcagaagaaaaagagaatttttTGGCTTCTCCGTCTAGAGAGAAGCACTTTTGGGATGGAGAAATTTTAAGCTAAAAGGAGGCTGTTCTTTGCTCCTTTTAAgagaaaagtgcttttgggtgAAAAAGTCAGTTTGAAACGGAATAAAGAACGGGGCCTTACTGTGTGGTCACATTTGTGTCGTAGATTGTTCTAGTTTAACAACTCATTCCTTAAGATTGTATGAAACTATTAAACCCAAGTAACCTCGACAAGGGGTGAGCTACGAACTGTCTGTAGGCCAATTCACCAACAAATTTGTGAAAGATCACCCACGGATCACTGGACGAACTGCCACATTTCCTACTCTAATAGGGTATAACAATCTTCCATTTAAAAAAAGAGTTTAAACATtgtattaaaaaagaaaaagactttTACACCTTGAATTCAACAATACAACACATAAATACGAGTAATTGAGGTTGACTAccatctatctatctatctactATATTTAAAAGTACCAACTCTAAAATTACAACTAATGAATGTGATATTTGCCCTCAATATTCTATgctattcataatttttaaatatttaaactttagttaattctattttattaaattaaaatagcaattgattttattgattgcattattttattaatatttttattaatgtaaaattcttttatttaatattttattcttctatttaatatttttaattgcattttccattttaaacgTACATATACCAAGTTACCAATTAAAATGAGACGAGCCTGAAGTAGgaagaatatttttaatggtAAACTCCCCAGATtagaggaaatttgagaagaaagttttgggaaaaataccaaaaaaagccattttttttaaatttatcgaaatgggcccggtattttagtatttaccagaatgggcccttttcccctaaatcgcgtccacgtcagcgcgatgtcaggggacatGCCAGGAAATCGAGTCCTCTAAaccgcgatttgtgtccacgtcagcaaagcgtgctgacgtggacgcgatttcctggcacGTAGCACACCCCTGGGGACGCGATTTCACCGTGTTTCCCACcttagggtttttagggtttttggagaaaaaagtaaacaaataagtgattagggtttagggtttcgtaattaaattaattaaaatttattcaaaattggattacgtttcgtgtttatgggtttttaagataaaatcaaagcaaGATGATTTATCAGAAGGATTTTTGAAGTCGCGCCCGCGTGTACGTACTTTTGCTAcagtggaggtgtttgcattaCCAACGGcgactgtaacacccctaactcgtattcatcgccgaattagggttacgaagcattacctaacaaacacaaccatttttataatcaaactgatcacaaacatagaaattaaaccattttcgcatgactatttatatattttacaatctaAATCTAACCAAAAtatactcaaacctatacatgccataagatcgagttcaaatttttaacaaaataccaaaagaagtcgatagtgtgacagactatgctgatgatccccgagctcgtaacgtgtctccaaaatctataaaacaaatgaacaagaacaatcaaagtaagcttttatagcttagtaagtttatagcatatctaaaatacatataaacgaacatatgaaaaatcattatatgcttataatcaaGTTACGTACAGAATCATTAATTGCCTATACAAATTccaaatatacttatcattttcatttcatgaatgcatatctatgatcttccaaatacatatgtcaaaagcttatatttttacttatcaactacatgaatcaaatgcacatttatacttctaatccacatgtgccgatttcatacatgtatattcaacaatttcATAGCAACCAATATATGTACTTACTCACTAAACACatagatccaaacatttataaGCTCAtcgaatacatataaataagtattcatatatttattcattatatatataacccaaaatcatttatatctatatatatcactgcatataatcacttaatttaacatattcaccggcacttagcctgctaggcttatagcgtGATTTAGATCACCGGCacgtagcctgctaggtttataacctgattcagatcaccggcacgtagcctgctaggtttataacctgattcagatcactggcacgtagcctgctaggtttataacctgattcagatcaccggcacgtagcctgctagacttaaagtctgaaTTAATTCACTGGCACTACATCCGCTAAGCATCGAGCCTGAATACCACGGGTATGAAATTGGTCTTTCACAAAATTCTTTATAAGAAAATCTAGATATTCTTTATATCTCATATAAATCTTTTCAATAATTGTATCTCAAAGAAGAATCAATTATTATTCCAATCTTCGtagcaaacatacatttgaataACATCTCTATAGTTCATATCATTAAATTCGGTTCATAGAACTCAATACCGCATtcaatattatacatattttcttcTATATTACAAGCTTCAACTTATaaaactcaaagcaaacattaactacatacatataattcatgtGATTAATTTCAACTTATCGAGTTCAATACATACATTCGCTAACATACATGTAATCTATTAAATTTCATCCAACTTATAAAAttcagcatatatatatatatattcgctaaatatatatatatatatatatatatatatataaatagaatctatgcaatttattttaacttataaaactcaaatatacattagctaatacatatatatatacaattcatacattatattttaactcatATACTTACACTTATACTGAAAtaactatatatgtatattattaccTATTCgatatttccatatatataaatatacttaacatttaAACCTTCAATTCCACAGagacattcattcaaaattattaaagtatatacaatatatacccttaatcaaactcaaagattatacttatttatacatatacatattcgaaaattaacacatatatatacatataatttcttacttatactcaatatatataagtatttattcatatatatacatgcttattcaATCCAACTTATACCAATATTTgatacacatacatacatatatatatatatttatatatctattcGAACATCAtgtaaacatatataacaaacaacattaactaaattcaaactttattcacatatatacatacctatgtTCGAATACATCACATACCTATATATTTAGTTCCATATCTAAATTATTTACAAGGgcattgatgtatatatatttgtgtattCATACTCATTCAAacctaacacatatatatatatacataattttcatactttccattcgatttatatacttttaaattttaactcaacataaatacatttgatattcatacatataaactaatttaataaaaattaaatagctaatagacttacctcggacgatggaaaatcgaagtcggacgattattcgactaatttggcttttccccgatctaaatatattcaaaataagataatttatttattaacacattcaatttaatccaaaaacacataatttggcaaattactattttgcccctaatattttcactttttgcaatttactccctattgcataaaacacaatttatacaaaatttgcccataccacacaagggccgaatattcatggttctcatacaagtccacacattgcatttatttcacattttagtccccaaaatttaatttcacaatttagccctatttactcaatttcactaaaattccaatacaaaacatattaatctatcacatatctttcatttttcatcatcaactatcccAAAGTctaagcattcatcaatggcacatttcaaaatcatcaacaattcacaaaattaaaacatgggttttgaagaacacaaagcaacgatctctaaaacataaaaatcatcaaaaaccgaacaaaatcCATACCTTAATCAAAGCTTGAAAGTGCCGAATGAAATAAGCTTtaaacccttttattttctctccaattcggccaaaagatgaaaaacatggcattttaatttgttatattatacatatattaaccTTACTgttaatttactatattaacctttactaatatatatatatatataacatatataataaggttacattagtcctttgccatccactaacttacatagtgggctaattgcataataaaacctctaaattataaagacaacaacaattaggcactttcatatttaaccactacatttttattttacgcgatttaatcctttttatttaatcagaCACTCAAACGGCGAAATTAaagcacgaaattttcacactaggaaattcacacataataaacacagaaaaaatatataaaaatatttttctaattcggatttgtggtcccgaaaccactattccgattagggtcaaaaccgggttgttacagcgacggtgtttgaaacccatacagTGGTGGGGATTgttaaaaagaagagctccccgacAGTCCCTCTTGCAATAATCCGTCGTGCAtcgctggcctatacatcggcggtccactcAACATAACAGGAAATGGGGCTGAACTGGGccattggctccaacctgcTATAGGActcgaaaaaggaaacatataagggttaggatacataaaagtaTGAGCgggcaaaattcgattcgactcgaaaaaatcgaaaaaaaattcaaatttcgagttaaacgaatcgagttattcgagttaatcgagttattcgaatcaactcgatttttttttcaaatttcgagttcaaatcgagttgagttttcaaattcgaataactcgaataattcgaatatcaaactataatattttatatttttatcccaaactcccaaacttttatttcctaaatttttactccctcgcactttttcctaaaacttttattcccttctcatccacctctcatctaccccaaaccctccctcctccaatttttttttaatattttccctccaaaattttactccccctatttactttctctcaaacttttattccccaaaactttttattttccccctaaacttttacttctcaccctttactctcaaataaaaaatcaaaattatccaaaaaaaaatcactaaacataaatagtaataattttatttatatctactatttatattattaaattaaatttcacattttatattatttatattatcgaattgtttagtcatattgaatatttatatgaaaattgaattattagttatgccataaaatattcgtgttaaaattttatattggtatcaatttcacattttatttttaaaataacttttattaaaaataatatttttacacttaatatattttttaattccaaaatacatagtgacaacaatctgaagataattgaaacaactaagcaagcaaagaagctgaccagtatataaaaaattaataaataaattatgagatgatgaaagttaataaaaaatttgattaaggtggacaaattttattacgatgggtgacagtggttac harbors:
- the LOC105761969 gene encoding uncharacterized protein LOC105761969 isoform X1, which codes for MSIVEDYSGDENDDEREKKEILQRMECFNRLFVAASSSVHLYYEKYISRQPCMDSKQSGETWIREILDGHESRCMINFRMSKTVFTSLLRVLETRYNLQTSRNISSTEMLGIFLYILGTGAKVSQCRERFQRSGSTISRHFATVLEKVSRMATDLIAPEDPFFSSIPEQIRNDSRYMPHFKDCIGAIDGTHIAAILPPNEQIPYIGRKVIPTQNVMAVCDFNMCFIFVMAGWEGSTHDTRIFLDAIRDPKYKFPHPPNGKYYLVDSGYPQMKGYLGPYRGQRYHLPDFRRGRPVSGKEEIFNHSHSSLRSVIERTFNVLKKKWAILRDMPSYSFEKQTMIVVATMTIHNFIRKHVGKNDADFMEYEDIDSENAHGRESDDDDDDDGDDDGDDDAESNNSSGFEMKLTRDAIASSLMNSL
- the LOC105761969 gene encoding L10-interacting MYB domain-containing protein-like isoform X2, which encodes MSTSAVEVSGDKVKSMWDKRLTEIFCDICIKEVLKGNRPGTHFTREGWLKIMTNFEKETGKGFSQRQLKNRWDALKKEWKAWKKLKGEDTGLGWNPIKRTVDASDDWWESRLQVVPEAQKFQTSGIDPEFEGKLDQMFMGIVATGDKAWAPSSGTLRSDFFEDVTNEIPEENEEENMRNDVHILNDVNISNDVQIDGNGQKRKNPETSSSHFKIGRKKSSKQIGGAARLSSQIEKLCNAADNMSQATSSLTPVMDPYGIPQAVKVLDSMSEEVPEASPLYFFALKLLLNKDKRIMFLSINPNIRALWLKSEMEDS